In Pyrus communis chromosome 8, drPyrComm1.1, whole genome shotgun sequence, one genomic interval encodes:
- the LOC137741562 gene encoding metallothionein-like protein type 2, with protein MSCNCSCGSDCKCGSGCKCGMYPDLSYSETTSTETIIAGVAPVQMFPEGSEMSYGTENDCKCGSNCSCSSCGCHK; from the exons ATGTCTTGCAATTGCAGCTGTGGTAGTGACTGCAAGTGCGGCAGTGGCTGCAA ATGTGGCATGTACCCTGACTTGAGCTACTCCGAGACCACTTCCACTGAGACCATCATTGCTGGAGTTGCACCGGTGCAGAT GTTCCCTGAGGGGTCTGAGATGAGCTATGGAACAGAGAATGACTGCAAGTGTGGCTCAAACTGCAGCTGCAGCTCATGCGGCTGCCACAAATGA
- the LOC137741560 gene encoding metallothionein-like protein type 2 — translation MSCNCSCGSDCKCGSGCKCGMYPDLSYSETTSTETIIAGVAPAKMFYEGSEMNYGAENDCKCGSNCSCTSCGCHK, via the exons atgtctTGCAATTGTAGCTGTGGTAGCGACTGCAAGTGCGGCAGTGGCTGCAA ATGTGGCATGTACCCTGACTTGAGTTACTCAGAGACCACTTCCACTGAGACTATCATTGCTGGGGTTGCACCAGCGAAGAT GTTCTACGAGGGGTCTGAGATGAACTATGGAGCAGAGAACGACTGCAAGTGTGGCTCAAACTGCAGCTGCACCTCATGCGGGTGCCACAAATGA
- the LOC137743568 gene encoding metallothionein-like protein type 2 produces the protein MSGCDNPNCSCGSNCSCGKGCNCAYPDLGYSETASTETIITGVAPVKMFYEGSEMNYGAENGCKYGANCRYSSCGWQK, from the exons atgtCTGGTTGCGATAATCCGAACTGTAGCTGTGGCTCCAACTGCTCCTGTGGCAAAGGCTGCAA CTGTGCGTACCCTGATTTGGGTTACTCAGAGACTGCTTCTACTGAGACCATCATTACTGGGGTTGCACCAGTGAAGAT GTTCTATGAGGGGTCTGAGATGAACTATGGAGCAGAGAATGGCTGCAAATACGGAGCAAACTGCCGCTACAGTTCATGCGGCTGGCAAAAATGA